From the Trifolium pratense cultivar HEN17-A07 linkage group LG4, ARS_RC_1.1, whole genome shotgun sequence genome, the window AATCAcataagtgactcagctgccacatcaGCTTCTTTTGCCacctaataaataaataataaataaaaagattggAAGGAGGTGATCTCAAAATCGGTTATCGACTGTTCGACGGGTCTTGGATTGTTGTGGTTGCCGATACTTCAGTGTTCTCTCAAATCCccttaaattaaatcattaaCAGCAATGAATGAAAACTAAGGGAAAATCCAAATAGTGAAATAAGGAAATGTGAGAGATAGAAGAAAATAATTGTTTACAATGAATGAATTTTGATTcctttgatttgatttcttttttattacaatgaatgatttttttggtaCCACAAAACTATTAGCCAACTTTTTATGTTAAAGATGGCATTGCATAAAGTACATAAGCTATAACAATTGTTTTGGAAAAGAATGAGGGCTCTAGAACGGTTGTTGAATGAAATCTGTATCATGCTCATGATAAGCCAGTCACAACGTTTCTTGATGTTCTTTGTTGTAAACATGAATAATTTGCGAAACATGCAGTTacacaaacctttttttttaatcagttACACCTACACACAAACTTACAttcctttttatttaatttttttatttaattattaggTGGCAAAAGAAGTTGACTTaacagctgagtcacttaaatGATTGGTCACATCAGCGTTAACTttgtcaaaattgaccttttgtaAAAGGGGACAAACATAGGTGGCCAAaactgctattttgaaacataagggcCAAAATTacaactttctgaaacttagggggccaaaagtgcaactTACCCTAAAATCTTTTGTCTAGTAGTAATAAATATCCAAAGTATGCATGCATAACAAATTTATTTGCCTTAAAAAAGCAGTTTATACAAAATTACCATGCTAACCACAAACAAacaaccaaaaaacaaaaaaaaaaccacaaaaagCCAACTAAAGTGATCTTcattcttctttttgttttctataaGTGGCACTATTTCATTTCACACTGTTTGATTCCTTTTCATCAAACCATGTAATAATAGCATATGCATCACCACAGCGTTCATAAATATCTTACTATTAGTCAAGATTCCTACAAACAATTTAAGTACTGATATATCCCTCAAACATGCCCAAGACATGATCACTAAGATATGATAGTCTATCTTCATAGGAAAAGTAGCCATAACataaaatcccaaataagtACCAAATCATGTTCATATACAAAGAATCCATATCCATAACATAATCAAAGAGCAGATCAGTCACAGCTGAAACATTAAAACATAAATCTACCGACGAACATAAACATCCGAAAAAGAATAGTCAGCCAAACGTCTTGAGCAACAAAAATTTACACGCTTACGACAGTCATTTTACTTTGAAGAAcgtaaaataaaaagaacaaaaggaacatttttttttcttcatgctTTGTTATTGAAGTTAGAAATACTCCTAAGCGAGTATGCAGACGTATCAAAACCTTGCTTCTACAATTCTGCCCTAACCCAAACATACCTCTTCGAGAACACCCTAAAATTAGAACATTGCTAGAAATGTTGCTATCAATATAGCAGTCAAAAATTGCACATGCCTTGTGCATTTTATGCGGTTGAGTTTTGTAGTTGATTCATCTTGATCAATTACGATCGTCCAGATTAAATCATTATAGTACACACTACTCCCagaaatttgaatatttgacATCAACAAAATTCTGTTGTCGAATAATTTAGACTCAGTTCTAAAATAGCTAATTGCAGAATGATAATAATGTGCATATGTAACAGCAACTATTTACACTGGTAACTGCAATCAGAAAGAACCGGCGAAAGTCTCTTCTAGACAGGAATGTTGTCCAGAGAATATCCATCAAAGTCAAACTCGTTCTCGCCTTGTACAATACCTTCCTGCTGCAAAAAAAcgtaaaaaagaaatttgatttgTTTATGATGGAAAATGGATAAATGTAtgcaacaatatttttttttttttaacaagatatGCAACAATATTATATGCAACAATATTATGAATGTTTCGGatcaaaagaaagaacaaagGATGAGCGACCTGTTTCAGAAGTGCACTCATGAGATCCTCCTGCCCGTAATGATCAGGGAAGAGGTTAGTCTGGGAGCTCGCGTCGGGAACTCTTTCAGACTTGACCCTTGTTGAACTTTCAGCGATAAGGGGATTGAAGTGTTGACCGCCATTTTGGAGATTACTGTGGTCCAAGCCTTCACCGAGAGAGAAAGGAGATTTTCCAATCAAAGAGGCATCTCTGTTATGTCCAGGTTGTTGACTAGAAGAATAACCCTGCTGGACTAAAACTGATGGAGAGACATCGATGTTACCATGCAAAGGATTTGCATGTGATGATGAATCATACATTGGACCTTGGCTTGCCATCCCCCAATCCCGGGACTTCTGCTGGTGCAGGTCATTAAATATATCGTAGTTTGGAAAACCAGCAGATGCTCTAATTCCCGAATTAACGTCCGGTTGAAACGAGCCTTTGTTTGTCATACTAGATATACCCGGAGTGCTTCCGAGAGGGAAATTACTAACAGACATTTCAGTGCTTTGATTCATGGGAAAATTCAAATATGAAGAGCTCTGTGAAACAGGATTAAATGAAGGTGCTCTGCTGCTACTAGCTATGCCATTTCTCCCCAATAGACCATCAGAAATTCCGTTTGACAAAGCAGGCTGCGCCAAGATGTTTGGAAGTCTCGGAACACGAGGACTGGTAATTTCACTTAGCATCTGACCTCTAGGTTGGGATTGTGCCATCTGCATCAATAAGGGATTACCCTGCGTAGAAGAACCAGTGACTCGCATATTCAAATTGCCGAGGGATTGTGTAGATTGGTGCAAATTTGCGAGCTGCTTTGGCTCCATGTTAGTAGGGACTCCATGAAGAAGATTTGTTGGTTTATTGCTGCTTAAAAGTTGTTGTTGCCCTTCTCCAAATCTCAACCTCGGGTTTTCAAAACTGAAAAGGTTTCTTTGATCCATGAGAGGCATTGATAAGCCTGGTTTCACAGTTGACCTACCAAGTCCTGCGGCTTGAAGAGTGGCTAAACTTTGTGCTGGGAGCTGGCCAGCAGCTGCAAGAGTTTGAAGATCAAGACCGTTCATTGGTGAAATCGTACCAAATGATGCCTCTTGTGGACTGAGAAATGAGTTGTTCAAGTTATTGTGCTGAGAAACTCCACTCAGCCTTCGAAGATACAACCGATATTTctgtaacaaaataaaaataaaaataaatgttaactCCATTGAGTAATCATAATTCATAGCATTAGCGTAGATGACTGCAAGAAGACATAGGGATATAAAATTTAACTTGAGTCGTTTCTGAAGTACATGGTGGATAATAGTGTGATACCTGCAGGTGGCTGGCAACATTTTCTCTAGTGAGGCCAGGAACATTCATCAATTCCAGAATTTTTTTAGGAACAGCCTCTGCATACAAATATTAGACTTGAATCAGGCCAGACTCAAAAAACCACGATACTTCGTAGTTATGATGGTATTCAAGCAAATATTggggacaaaaaaatattaatttggagctataaattatttattataaatgcTGCTGGATAGTGAATCAAGATGAGAATGCTAAGGTCTTTGATTGAATATTCAAGAAAAAGTACAACGGAAAATTGATGTACCAAAGATAAAGTTGTGATTAAAAATTCACATGAGATGGTTCAATCAATTAAATAACTAAGAAAACTGTAGGAAAAACATTTAAAATGACagtgcaaaaaaaattggtttctgATAGGGGTAAATGATTAGGATCCTGGATCCCAAACAGTAGGATAAGACGTGATTAGTGTAATTTTAAAGCCAAAATGGAATCTTAATTATTCATAAAACTACAGACTAGTATAGTTCGAAAATTGATTCACATGAATTGACAGTCTGCAAAATCTAGATGCAATGATCCAACCAGTTTGCCTTTTAGACAGATCTGCATGTAAAAAAaagatgaacaaaaaaaaaaaaaaaaaaaaaaaacttttgacgAATGCAAGCAAAAGAAAACTTACTGTCAATTCCCAGTTGATCAACAGCAGCCACAAACTGTTGATGGAGTTCCACAGACCAAACAACACGAGGCTTCTTTAGCGTTGACGAGTCATCTCTATCGTCACCATCCTCTTCATCGTCCCTTCTCTTTCTCGAGTTTCTCCAATTACCTTCATTAGCAGAAGACGAATAATCGCCATCATCCGATGCCTTTGGATGTCGATCTCCTTCATCAGCGCTACCCGATTGCTCCGTATCTTTCCACTCATTCTTTTTCTTCCTAACCACATGTTGCCATATGTTCTTCAAAGCCTCGATACGAACAGGTTTAATTAGATAATCACAAGCACCGTGTGTTACACCCTTCATAACAACACTTTTACCATCATCCGCAGACATCACTGTAATAATCATAGAAAACATTTTAGTCTCAAATCTCAATATCAATGCAGTCTACTAACAGATCTAAGTCCACGAAAAAACACCAAAGTACTTACTAATAACCGGAAGGTCCATTTCCAATCCAATGTGTTCTAAGAGTTTAAATCCATCCATGTCTGGCATATGAACATCACTGATAACAATGTCAAATCCATTCTTGTTCTCTCTTAGGAGTGAAAGTGCAGTCTCGGCTCGATTGCATTTCGTAACTGAAATGAActcaacaaaattattactcaAAATTCATAGTCAATTGAATAATAACAATTAAGTGATTAatcaaatctaaaacaaatcTGAAAACCAGTAGTTCAATATCATGTTTCAAAGGATTTCAAAAAAAGGGAAAATCAAAATCTGGCTTCACCAGCTGCAAGATATTCATGAACTTCATGATGTAAAATTGGATAAGAAAAAAAgctacaagaaaataaatagtaagaaaaaaaaaaagtcttgaatTCTTGATTAATATTACTGTTTCATAAATCAGATATTGTTTGAGACAAAAAATGATcaaaaattgattctttttttaattatttgatggGTTTTTGAATTGAAGATAAAGTTGGATTCTTTTTGATATTTTGTTAATGGGTTTTTCAAGTAATGAACTAATTAAgcgttgaaaattgaaaaagagcGAAATTCAAGAGAAAGAATACAAATTCAGTTAGAGAGAAACACGATTGAATACCTTCATAAAGACACGTGCGTAACATCTTCTCAAGGATCATAAGGCACGTGggatcatcatcaacaacaagaaCTCGCAAACCAGCCGGAAACTGGTCGGAACCTTCACCGGATTTCATAGTAGCAGTTGAAGTAACAGTAGAAATGGATCCTTTACCGTTGCTAAGATTCATAGTTCAGAGATCCAAAACAATAaacagagacaaaaaaaaaaacatgaaacacAAACGTTGGTGTTGTTCACAACATAGTAGTTTGTttagtttgattttgatttgaatttgaagttgttttttttttagagtgaaAGTGAGTAAGTTGTGGCACTGAGTTCGCAAAGAATCAgagaagaatgaatgaatgaatgaaaaagaaaCTGAAAATTTTGGGTCgaaattttttcataaaaataataaatattgtttGTTCTTTCCGACCTCAAGCTTATGTCCTCTACGAGTCTTGTGTCACTGTTACTGTTACATGCTGAATTGTTCTCGgggtattaaattaattaattaacattttaatactAATTAAAGTTTTACTAATCAGTCTGATTCAGCaagattttttaataatattatattattgttaattatttttatagaaaataactttttttacaaaattattaactattttcaaaaaagtaattaagcaataaaagaaaatttattaactacaaaatgaaaataacaaaaatgtaaataaaataacaaaaatatatttaccaaggaaaaaacaaatatgGTGGGGATAAAATCGAAACTCAATgttaaacaaatttaatatcacgtctaacttataagttatattcCGGTAATTTAGggtaatatttattatattttttcactTTAGTTCAGAAGAAGTTATAAGCTAACATAAACTTATCTAATATCCTGTAGTTTCAGAGAAGTTATAAGGATTTATATTTGGATATAATTACAATAAAATTACTTTCGATGAGACTATAAATTGAGTTTAGAAATAGAAGTAGGTGTACACTTGATACCCGATTTGTAATGTTTGATATTGGtactattttatcaaaattcaatgtcatgttatatttttatgttaatttatacataaaaaactatattttaaataaattttgtatatTTGATGCTGGTAAACAACcgtgtaagtttttttttttctttatacaaTAATATAGgttgaatattaaaaaattactatagaagtattttttttaataaatgaagAAGATCTTAActcttataatataaatcatatCGAGAtattttcaattattaattattattattttatttggttacaatgattattattattattattataattattaatataggagtataaacaaaataaagtaTATTCATGTATGTTTCTTAAACTTTTgatgtaataataatagtacTTTATTATGGTAATTAATGAAATTCCAATAATGATTGTTGTGTCATGTGTAccattttgattattattagtttaatttagacgttattattaattttgaaaataataaaaaaatgaaagttggGGCTCCTGACTTTGAAGAGTGGATCCAGCTCATTCATTGGAGGAAGGGACCCCTCCTTCTATCTGCATCTTAAATCTACGTCCCGACACACCCCCAACTGCTTACCATTTTCTCATTTTAACAGCGCCACTCAATAATGTTCATAGCAACACAAAAAGAGTAAAttgtcaaatattttttcaaattttaaaattcgtcaaatatttTTCTGAAATtcgaaaataaataaatactttcctgaaattttaaaatgtcaatcaaattgtccCCTGGCGTGGACTATGGCTGGTAGTATCAGGGAGCAATttgatttactttttaaaatttcaagggATATTGGTCTATTTCCAAATTCAAGggatatttgacgaattttaaaattttaaggggatatttgacagtttactcAACACAAAAATAACGGCTTATTATCACTTcacacttttcttttcttggttagcatttttatttatttaaaatgtttttttttaataaaaatagtaataaaatatataagaaCTAAAATGTATATATACAGTTGGattcaattaaatttaatttgttttaaaaaaaattccataaaaaaaattaaatttgaacaTCAACACTCTAGTTAAGTTATAATGATTTAAGATTTATTAAACCGGTTTAAGATTTAATAaatcaattgttagttggttcagtagtggtgattgacgctggatTTAGAAGAGAGGATCACAGTTCGATCtctcacaactgcgatcgggatgAGGCCgcgaaaccacttgatgtcataactgatCTCCGAATCAAATTGGACGGTCTAGTAGGTCGGATAGTGgtgttgaaaaaaaatttagtaaaaaaaatgttgatccTATAAATACAGTTTAATTGATAGTTGAAAAAACGTTCATATGCAATGGAATGTCGATCTTGGTATtcgttatttttttatacttaaaGTATGTGATTCTGGTTCACTTGacaataaaaataagtaaacAGTAAAAATGGTTATTTAATAatatcaatatgatattcatttaaatttaaaataagctaaaatatttattatgttataaatacaaatgatacttttttttggttactatacAAATGATACTTTCCatctaaaataattaataaactaGTAAATATTCATTAATTAACACTTTTGAAGTACaaaatatgttaatttgttttaattataaagattttttattgattttttgcATATATAACTTTTTAGGTGTAAATCACTAATAATAAGAAGGGTTCTGCCGTCTTATAAGGGTAGTTCAATTGATAACTATCAAGGGATGCTATTAAAGGGACAAAGTTCGAATCTCAAATTCTTCATTTCTTCACACTTATAGTATGTGAGTCTAATGATCACTAAGctactaaacaaaaaaaaaaattaatagaatgATTTTGTTGTCCCGTAAGAGCAGCTTAGTTGGTACTAGAGATATTATTTGAGAGATCAAGGTTTGAACTGCCAATTTTCCACTAGGTTATTAGactaaagaagaagaaaaatgtctTAGTAACATGCGTTATAAGGACATATGTTAAAAAACCTAAAAGTAAACTTTTAGGTTGAAAAACTAATATTTTGACATTTGAAAAGTTTAATGCATGGTTTTaagacaaatatttttatattaaatttcttataGAATATGTTAGGATTTGTCTAATAAGAAATATGTGTAAAAGGATTTGCATGAGTAACTCAAGTGACTTGATCTAAGAGTTAAAGAAATTAAGGTGTGAGTTACCATAATTAAAGTCCAAGTAAATAagtcttcttttattttatgagtAAAACTTATGTGTATCTCACACTATTAAAATTGAATCTCGCATATAAAGTGATaaggtatatatattttttcactcAATAAAAAGATAAGTGTTAAAACCATTAGGTTTGATCTAATGATGATAAATTTAGATAGTATGTATAAAATTCTAAGTTCGATCATCAGCttcgttataaaaataaaatacaaaagtgTTAAAAAGAGTAGTATAGTTGTTGATAACCTTAGAAAATATTATTTCCACTAAGCTCCACGTTGGTTTGCATGTCCGCGTCAATGTCCACATACATGTAAACTAATTGCAAAATGATGTAATACCGCTATCCTTTATTTTACAGATATCCCttataacattttaatatgtaattttaaaaatgaactCTACGTAACGTGCCTATTTTATGAAGGATCTGAACTtcttttttatagtttttttcaaGTGtgtaatttaaattatatttgtcatgtatataaaatatgaaagttTAGCTCATCCGCAGGACTCAACCCTCATTAGTTGATTTGatgaatataattatataagtTATAGTAAATATTTATGAGTTATGTGACTAGTGTCCTCATCATGTGGGCACTACTagttataaaaacaaaaataaatattatgtcGGTATATTTTAATTGATATGGACATTACACGTAAGATATAAAGATTTGATTTCGAACTTTGATAGTTTCATTTACTTATTTTGAAAAGATGAAATTTTAACTACTAGACTacttaaaaaatgtaaattttatatttgaaacattattttttatgattctAAGAAGTTAAATACACGAGTTtcaaaatacttttattttatttagttttcttAACTATAGTTCTCAATCACcaattaacattttattttacgGATATCCCTTGACCCTTACTTAGTTTAGTGAATTtgttaagaaaaagtaaaacaatgtGAAGTAAGTAAGAAAGTTATTTCAAAAGGAGATGTGTAACAAGTTATTTTTGTGTGAAAAAGGTACCATGTTTTTCCTTCAAAATAGGTAGACAATCCTTTTCCCTAAAAacatttgtatttatttattgaggaaattaaactaaataattattttaatatgttcCACTAGCCCCTTTAATTTGTTCATCCCCACCTATATGTTTATTTTCAGAAGCCAAGTTGAAAACAAATGGCACATCAAAAAATGGATCACCCTTAAGCCAATTATATATTCATT encodes:
- the LOC123882074 gene encoding two-component response regulator ARR2-like isoform X1, which produces MNLSNGKGSISTVTSTATMKSGEGSDQFPAGLRVLVVDDDPTCLMILEKMLRTCLYEVTKCNRAETALSLLRENKNGFDIVISDVHMPDMDGFKLLEHIGLEMDLPVIMMSADDGKSVVMKGVTHGACDYLIKPVRIEALKNIWQHVVRKKKNEWKDTEQSGSADEGDRHPKASDDGDYSSSANEGNWRNSRKRRDDEEDGDDRDDSSTLKKPRVVWSVELHQQFVAAVDQLGIDKAVPKKILELMNVPGLTRENVASHLQKYRLYLRRLSGVSQHNNLNNSFLSPQEASFGTISPMNGLDLQTLAAAGQLPAQSLATLQAAGLGRSTVKPGLSMPLMDQRNLFSFENPRLRFGEGQQQLLSSNKPTNLLHGVPTNMEPKQLANLHQSTQSLGNLNMRVTGSSTQGNPLLMQMAQSQPRGQMLSEITSPRVPRLPNILAQPALSNGISDGLLGRNGIASSSRAPSFNPVSQSSSYLNFPMNQSTEMSVSNFPLGSTPGISSMTNKGSFQPDVNSGIRASAGFPNYDIFNDLHQQKSRDWGMASQGPMYDSSSHANPLHGNIDVSPSVLVQQGYSSSQQPGHNRDASLIGKSPFSLGEGLDHSNLQNGGQHFNPLIAESSTRVKSERVPDASSQTNLFPDHYGQEDLMSALLKQQEGIVQGENEFDFDGYSLDNIPV
- the LOC123882074 gene encoding two-component response regulator ARR2-like isoform X2; the encoded protein is MNLSNGKGSISTVTSTATMKSGEGSDQFPAGLRVLVVDDDPTCLMILEKMLRTCLYEVTKCNRAETALSLLRENKNGFDIVISDVHMPDMDGFKLLEHIGLEMDLPVIMMSADDGKSVVMKGVTHGACDYLIKPVRIEALKNIWQHVVRKKKNEWKDTEQSGSADEGDRHPKASDDGDYSSSANEGNWRNSRKRRDDEEDGDDRDDSSTLKKPRVVWSVELHQQFVAAVDQLGIDKAVPKKILELMNVPGLTRENVASHLQKYRLYLRRLSGVSQHNNLNNSFLSPQEASFGTISPMNGLDLQTLAAAGQLPAQSLATLQAAGLGRSTVKPGLSMPLMDQRNLFSFENPRLRFGEGQQQLLSSNKPTNLLHGVPTNMEPKQLANLHQSTQSLGNLNMRVTGSSTQGNPLLMQMAQSQPRGQMLSEITSPRVPRLPNILAQPALSNGISDGLLGRNGIASSSRAPSFNPVSQSSSYLNFPMNQSTEMSVSNFPLGSTPGISSMTNKGSFQPDVNSGIRASAGFPNYDIFNDLHQQKSRDWGMASQGPMYDSSSHANPLHGNIDVSPSVLVQQGYSSSQQPGHNRDASLIGKSPFSLGEGLDHSNLQNGGQHFNPLIAESSTRVKSERVPDASSQTNLFPDHYGQEDLMSALLKQEGIVQGENEFDFDGYSLDNIPV